A single bacterium DNA region contains:
- a CDS encoding glycosyltransferase family 2 protein, translating into MIRQDDQPDLSLIIPAYNEAQRLQPSLGKILAYLRACDFRAEVVIVDDGSSDGTGDLARELLEGRTAYRILRNEPNRGKALSVKRGLLEGHGRYLLFSDADLSTPIEEADKLLAELRAGADVAIASRQLPGSKLAVHQPWYREIGGRAFGRLNQLVLLPGIPDSQCGFKAFTREAAHRILEHQKLAGWAFDAELLYIARKLGLKIAQVPVTWINDPNSKVKMLTDGMKMVRDLLRVKRLHRDL; encoded by the coding sequence ATGATTCGACAGGACGACCAGCCCGACCTCTCTCTCATCATTCCGGCGTACAACGAGGCGCAGCGCCTGCAGCCGAGCCTGGGGAAGATCCTGGCCTACCTGCGCGCGTGCGACTTCCGCGCCGAGGTCGTCATCGTGGATGACGGCAGCAGCGACGGGACGGGCGACCTCGCCCGCGAACTGCTGGAGGGGCGAACCGCCTACCGCATCCTGCGCAACGAGCCGAACCGGGGCAAGGCGCTATCGGTCAAGCGCGGGCTGCTGGAGGGCCATGGGCGCTACCTGCTCTTCTCGGACGCGGACCTCTCGACGCCCATCGAGGAGGCCGACAAGCTCCTGGCCGAGCTGCGGGCCGGGGCCGACGTCGCCATCGCCTCGCGGCAGCTACCGGGCTCGAAGCTGGCGGTGCACCAGCCCTGGTACCGCGAGATCGGCGGCCGGGCGTTCGGCAGGCTGAACCAGCTTGTGCTCCTCCCCGGTATTCCCGACAGCCAGTGTGGCTTCAAGGCCTTCACGCGCGAGGCCGCCCACCGCATCCTGGAGCACCAGAAGCTGGCCGGCTGGGCCTTCGACGCCGAACTGCTCTACATCGCCCGCAAGCTGGGCCTCAAGATCGCGCAGGTCCCGGTGACGTGGATCAACGACCCTAACAGCAAGGTGAAGATGCTGACGGACGGGATGAAGATGGTGCGCGACCTGCTGCGCGTCAAGCGCCTGCACCGGGACCTGTAG